The following are encoded in a window of Paenibacillaceae bacterium GAS479 genomic DNA:
- a CDS encoding Nitrate/nitrite transporter NarK, with the protein MSTFIQEWREQLGGYSRNIRLFFIFNLLWNIGLGMYSLIYNLYIKALGHAPTMVGDIVGATALAAALVLIPAGLANDRFGPKRMISIGTAAVIAVLAARAWATGGGSLTMLAFAGGMAQAIVSATIMPFMANNSSPRQRIHLFSFNMALVMAANVAGNLGGGIISDLLHSSFGLSEVSSLRVTLLIGVAIAAVGLYPVLKFRNDDGALTGDYDSGAGGGSDGAKLSLRAKFSKHRSSYIAIAAFTLLSLLSSMAGGMVVPYLNVYFEDRFQASNSSIGLVVAMGQGATAIAFLLGPAIAHKMGEVRAVVWLQLASIPFLVLTAYTNQFWLASAGYLFRQALMNAANPFYSTIKMRYVDRSLRGLAASSGEAMFNLGWFIAAPISTGLVATYGAYHGYASAFSVTAVIYTLIALLFGYFFMKDRFKSVEEEDESVRSR; encoded by the coding sequence ATGTCTACATTTATCCAGGAATGGCGCGAGCAATTAGGTGGTTACAGCCGTAATATTAGGCTCTTTTTCATTTTCAATTTGTTGTGGAATATCGGACTTGGCATGTATAGCCTAATCTACAATTTATATATCAAAGCTCTAGGTCACGCGCCAACGATGGTAGGAGATATCGTTGGCGCTACTGCGCTTGCAGCGGCGCTGGTGCTTATACCAGCGGGACTTGCCAATGACCGCTTCGGTCCCAAGCGCATGATCAGTATCGGTACGGCGGCTGTCATTGCGGTACTAGCGGCTAGGGCATGGGCGACGGGAGGCGGCAGCCTGACGATGCTTGCCTTTGCGGGAGGCATGGCACAGGCTATTGTGTCCGCTACGATCATGCCTTTTATGGCCAATAACTCGTCGCCAAGACAAAGGATTCATCTGTTCAGCTTCAATATGGCACTCGTTATGGCGGCAAATGTGGCAGGAAACCTAGGTGGAGGCATCATCAGCGATTTGCTGCATAGCTCATTTGGTCTAAGTGAAGTATCCAGTCTGCGGGTGACTCTGCTGATTGGCGTCGCGATTGCAGCGGTGGGACTTTATCCCGTACTTAAATTCCGTAATGATGATGGAGCTTTGACGGGCGATTATGATTCTGGCGCTGGAGGAGGCAGTGACGGTGCCAAGCTCAGCCTGCGTGCCAAGTTTTCTAAGCACCGCTCCTCCTACATAGCGATAGCGGCCTTTACATTGCTTAGCTTACTCTCGTCGATGGCGGGTGGCATGGTCGTTCCTTATTTGAATGTGTATTTTGAAGATCGCTTTCAAGCATCCAATTCCAGCATCGGGCTCGTCGTCGCGATGGGCCAAGGGGCAACGGCGATAGCATTCCTGCTCGGACCTGCGATTGCGCACAAGATGGGGGAGGTGCGAGCGGTTGTTTGGCTGCAACTCGCCTCGATTCCGTTTTTGGTGCTCACCGCGTATACGAATCAGTTCTGGCTGGCAAGCGCAGGATATCTATTCCGGCAGGCGCTTATGAATGCAGCTAATCCTTTTTATAGCACGATCAAAATGAGATATGTGGATCGCTCACTGAGGGGGCTGGCGGCAAGCTCAGGGGAGGCGATGTTTAATCTCGGCTGGTTTATTGCGGCGCCGATTAGCACTGGCCTTGTCGCCACATATGGGGCATATCATGGGTACGCGAGCGCCTTCAGTGTTACGGCAGTTATCTACACCTTGATTGCATTATTGTTCGGTTACTTCTTCATGAAGGATCGTTTCAAATCAGTAGAGGAAGAGGACGAAAGCGTTCGTTCACGATAG
- a CDS encoding GerA spore germination protein, with amino-acid sequence MKDSNPQEAQVNSHKESSPTEQTVETTKTKQTEALPSRQTQATQKDQKKKPARSPGKQQDHPAPAEGQAKTWTRQELLKLFQHSSDVVLKSSFFGKDGEKEVVLIYAVGLCDTIMINRLVLPELASHFEQRGSFSRPLLSLSDSLTIEGFPRNPSRMELEEAIYSGILLLFFVQDGLLATLNICNPPRRTPNESSTEISINGPRDCFIEDIDTNIALVRKRMRTSSLHIENFTVGKRTRTRVSLLYIEDIVDPTPLETVRKRMNEIDIDGLYSVNQLEALLLQNRFKILPLVDFTGRPDFVISSLLAGRFTIIVDGNPMVIIAPASLSLIMKSPEDVHFNFSYVSFARMIRVISLFLSIFLPAIWISLMAFHQDQIPFRLMATISVSRLGIPFSAQMEMLLLLLLLEIFKEAGVRLPNPIGQTLTSIGGLIIGDAAIRAGLVSPSVVVVGAITAVSGVTLVNQVLSTVVSIFRFFFFLAASFFGLYGVILGMVLLVAYMSKLQSFGVSYLTPLSPLLPKDLLMSYLRVPWAYLSRRPSSTVGPNKDKDHKDGGDNS; translated from the coding sequence ATGAAGGACAGCAATCCACAGGAGGCTCAAGTCAACAGTCACAAAGAAAGTTCACCAACCGAGCAGACAGTAGAGACAACAAAGACGAAACAAACGGAGGCTCTGCCGAGCCGTCAAACGCAGGCAACTCAGAAGGATCAGAAGAAGAAACCAGCGCGCAGCCCGGGTAAGCAGCAGGACCATCCAGCTCCGGCGGAGGGACAGGCTAAAACCTGGACGCGCCAAGAGCTGCTCAAGCTATTCCAACATTCCTCTGATGTTGTCCTCAAAAGTTCGTTTTTTGGCAAGGATGGCGAAAAAGAAGTGGTGCTCATCTATGCCGTCGGTCTATGCGACACGATCATGATTAACCGACTTGTTCTGCCCGAGTTGGCCAGTCATTTCGAGCAGCGCGGCAGCTTCTCCCGTCCACTTCTCAGTCTATCCGACTCGCTGACGATAGAGGGCTTTCCGCGCAACCCTTCTCGAATGGAGCTGGAAGAAGCCATTTATTCCGGCATCTTGCTCCTCTTTTTTGTGCAGGACGGGCTTCTTGCTACCCTTAATATTTGCAATCCACCTAGGCGGACACCGAACGAATCCAGTACAGAAATCTCGATTAATGGTCCTCGTGACTGTTTTATTGAGGATATTGATACGAATATCGCTCTTGTCCGCAAACGGATGCGCACCAGCTCGCTACATATCGAGAACTTTACCGTCGGCAAACGGACGCGCACTCGCGTTTCGTTGCTTTACATTGAAGATATTGTCGATCCGACACCTTTGGAAACAGTTCGCAAGAGAATGAATGAGATCGATATTGATGGTCTCTATTCGGTGAATCAATTAGAGGCCCTGCTTCTTCAGAACCGATTCAAAATACTTCCTCTCGTCGATTTCACAGGAAGGCCGGATTTTGTCATTTCCAGCCTGCTAGCAGGACGTTTTACAATTATTGTAGACGGCAATCCAATGGTTATCATCGCTCCAGCCTCTCTCTCCTTAATTATGAAATCACCGGAGGATGTCCATTTCAATTTCTCTTATGTGTCATTCGCCAGAATGATCCGTGTTATAAGCTTGTTTCTGTCGATCTTTCTGCCGGCGATATGGATTTCTCTAATGGCCTTCCATCAAGATCAGATCCCGTTCCGGCTGATGGCCACCATATCCGTTTCCCGACTAGGAATTCCTTTTTCCGCACAAATGGAAATGCTGCTGCTTCTTCTGCTATTAGAAATCTTTAAAGAAGCCGGGGTTCGCTTGCCGAATCCGATCGGCCAAACGTTGACTTCAATCGGCGGCCTCATTATCGGGGACGCGGCGATCCGCGCGGGTCTTGTCTCCCCTTCCGTTGTCGTAGTTGGAGCGATTACTGCGGTTTCAGGCGTTACACTGGTCAATCAGGTGCTGAGCACGGTCGTAAGTATTTTTCGGTTCTTCTTCTTTTTAGCCGCCTCCTTCTTCGGCCTGTACGGGGTCATACTAGGAATGGTGTTACTCGTCGCCTATATGTCGAAATTGCAATCGTTCGGTGTCAGCTATTTAACTCCCTTGTCCCCACTTTTGCCTAAGGATCTGCTGATGTCGTACCTTCGCGTGCCATGGGCCTATCTGAGTCGGCGACCCTCAAGCACCGTAGGTCCGAATAAGGACAAAGACCATAAGGATGGAGGGGACAATTCTTGA
- a CDS encoding Uncharacterized conserved protein YbjT, contains NAD(P)-binding and DUF2867 domains: MRTNSSEPTGHRERRKVIALTGASGYIGSHLLKRLEEDADIIAISRNADTSKNRGQVEWRSCDFFSQEQALTALRGADFAFYLIHSMLPSAKLTQGSFEVMDAILAAHFARAAAQNGIRQIIYLSGMIPPDLPESELSRHLRSRLEVERILGSFGVPVTTIRAGLIVGPEGSSYPILSKLVRRLPIMVMPSWTRTKTHPVALSDVLDALTASIGRAEVMGRFIDVGGPDIMSYGQLLRVTAELMGLKRIMIPFPFPTIKLSRLWISLITGAPKAISYPLVESLAHPMVARKENEVDGISKGSVRYRAAAKQALEQEQEKMRKDHAAQAARAQTDSSPNSEPAISKKLKALKSDVRSVQRFTLPPGKNADWAGKHYVNWLSNAFKPFIYAEHGDNEVIRIHVRPLRKPVLELSYARELSSAHRSVYRITGGRFALTAEAHDGRLEFMQLPESQDCLAAIHDFMPALPWFLYKYGQAKIHLVVMNAYGRQLRRLASNRNMKSK, from the coding sequence ATGCGGACAAACTCTTCTGAGCCGACTGGCCACCGGGAGCGGCGAAAAGTCATTGCCCTTACAGGGGCCAGTGGATATATTGGGAGCCATCTGCTGAAGCGGCTTGAAGAAGATGCGGATATCATCGCGATCTCCCGCAATGCCGACACCAGCAAAAATCGCGGCCAAGTAGAGTGGAGAAGCTGCGATTTTTTCTCGCAGGAGCAAGCCTTAACGGCGCTGCGCGGGGCCGATTTCGCCTTTTACCTGATTCACTCCATGCTGCCTTCGGCGAAGCTGACTCAAGGTAGCTTTGAGGTTATGGATGCGATATTGGCCGCGCATTTTGCCCGTGCCGCTGCACAGAATGGCATTCGGCAAATTATTTATCTCAGCGGCATGATTCCGCCTGACTTGCCTGAGAGCGAGCTGTCCCGTCATCTTCGCAGCCGCCTAGAAGTGGAGCGCATACTTGGCTCCTTCGGTGTGCCCGTCACTACCATCCGCGCAGGACTGATCGTTGGGCCAGAAGGCTCTTCTTATCCGATCCTTTCCAAGCTGGTGCGAAGGCTGCCGATCATGGTCATGCCAAGCTGGACAAGAACAAAGACCCATCCGGTTGCTCTGTCTGACGTATTGGATGCGTTAACCGCAAGTATCGGACGCGCGGAGGTGATGGGACGTTTCATAGATGTCGGGGGACCGGACATAATGAGCTATGGGCAGCTCCTGCGGGTAACGGCCGAGTTGATGGGGCTGAAGCGTATCATGATTCCATTTCCTTTTCCAACGATCAAGCTGTCCCGCTTATGGATTTCGCTTATCACCGGCGCACCGAAGGCGATTTCCTATCCGCTTGTGGAAAGTCTTGCTCATCCGATGGTTGCTAGAAAAGAGAATGAAGTAGATGGTATCAGTAAAGGGAGCGTCAGGTATCGGGCGGCCGCCAAACAGGCTCTGGAGCAGGAGCAGGAGAAGATGCGAAAGGATCATGCAGCTCAAGCGGCTCGAGCTCAGACCGACTCATCTCCAAACAGTGAACCGGCCATCTCAAAAAAACTGAAAGCTCTCAAATCCGATGTGCGATCGGTTCAACGCTTCACATTACCGCCTGGCAAAAATGCAGACTGGGCCGGCAAACATTACGTCAACTGGCTTTCTAACGCATTTAAGCCATTCATTTATGCCGAACACGGGGATAATGAAGTCATTCGCATTCATGTGAGACCGCTACGCAAGCCGGTGCTCGAGCTGAGTTATGCCCGTGAGCTTAGTTCGGCCCATCGATCGGTTTATCGGATAACAGGCGGGCGTTTTGCCTTGACCGCAGAAGCTCATGATGGACGACTGGAATTCATGCAGCTTCCGGAGTCTCAGGACTGCCTTGCTGCAATTCATGATTTCATGCCGGCTTTACCTTGGTTCCTGTATAAATATGGTCAAGCAAAAATTCATCTGGTCGTTATGAATGCTTATGGAAGACAGCTTAGGAGGCTTGCATCCAATCGGAATATGAAGTCAAAATAG
- a CDS encoding Nicotinamidase-related amidase encodes MLQFGRMKIWKTYIAKGMVLMRALLNIDYTNDFIAENGALTCGEPGQLIEDEVVRLTREFAEAGDWVVFAVDVHEPGDHYHPETELFPPHNLRGTSGRDLYGKLGELYKTIKELPNVLYRDKTRYSAFAGTDLDLRLRERGVKELHLVGDCTDICILHTAVDGYNLGYKLVIYENAVASFNQAGHEWALQHFKTCLGADIR; translated from the coding sequence ATGCTTCAATTCGGTAGGATGAAGATATGGAAAACCTATATTGCGAAGGGAATGGTATTGATGAGAGCTCTTCTGAATATCGATTATACGAATGATTTCATTGCGGAGAATGGAGCTCTTACTTGCGGAGAGCCCGGGCAGCTCATCGAGGATGAGGTTGTGCGCCTAACCCGCGAGTTCGCGGAAGCGGGCGACTGGGTTGTGTTCGCAGTAGATGTTCATGAGCCAGGCGATCACTATCATCCGGAAACAGAGCTTTTCCCGCCTCATAACTTACGCGGCACTTCCGGACGCGATCTATATGGCAAGCTAGGTGAGTTGTATAAAACGATCAAGGAACTTCCGAACGTACTGTACCGTGACAAAACTCGCTATTCAGCTTTTGCCGGAACGGATCTGGACTTAAGACTGCGGGAGCGAGGGGTAAAAGAGCTACATCTCGTTGGGGATTGCACCGATATTTGTATTCTTCATACTGCCGTCGACGGCTATAACCTCGGCTACAAGCTGGTCATTTACGAGAACGCCGTAGCAAGTTTCAACCAAGCCGGACATGAATGGGCGCTGCAGCATTTCAAAACTTGTTTAGGAGCAGATATTCGCTAA
- a CDS encoding 23S rRNA pseudouridine1911/1915/1917 synthase, with protein sequence MHKNKTSYSKPKVNRPNISQYTVKEPTELLLFLLHKHSKLGRNSVKALLARGQVSVNDRVVTEYNCPLEPGQTVTIRKDKVVEEPPMVGLTILHEDEDIIVIQKEAGLLSIASPKENEMTAYRQLTAHVRIKDAGSRIFVVHRLDRDTSGVMMFAKSERVQQLLQNSWQDTVKERTYVALVEGRVKKAEGTISSWLKETSTLKMYSSHHPNDGLHAVTHYKTIQSNSNFTLLEVELETGRKNQIRVHMQDLGHPIVGDKKYGSKSNAIRRMGLHARVLAFMHPTKGELLRFESDIPKSFLNPFRPPAHRSN encoded by the coding sequence ATGCATAAGAACAAAACAAGCTACTCGAAACCTAAAGTCAATCGTCCCAACATCAGCCAGTACACCGTCAAAGAACCGACGGAGCTGCTGCTTTTTTTATTACATAAACATTCCAAGCTCGGTCGGAACTCCGTTAAAGCTTTATTAGCTCGCGGACAAGTCAGCGTCAATGACCGGGTCGTGACAGAATACAATTGTCCCCTTGAGCCTGGACAGACGGTAACGATCCGCAAGGACAAGGTTGTTGAAGAACCACCGATGGTGGGGTTAACTATCCTACATGAGGACGAGGATATCATCGTTATTCAGAAGGAAGCTGGTTTACTGTCGATTGCTTCTCCCAAAGAAAACGAAATGACAGCCTATCGACAGCTAACGGCTCATGTTCGAATTAAAGATGCTGGAAGCAGGATTTTTGTCGTTCATCGTCTGGATCGAGATACTTCCGGTGTAATGATGTTCGCCAAGAGCGAGCGGGTTCAGCAATTACTTCAAAACTCCTGGCAGGACACGGTTAAGGAGCGGACATACGTTGCGTTGGTTGAAGGACGGGTTAAAAAAGCGGAAGGCACCATTTCTTCTTGGTTGAAAGAAACCAGCACGCTAAAAATGTATTCCAGTCATCACCCTAATGACGGCCTACACGCTGTGACACATTACAAAACTATTCAATCCAATAGTAACTTTACCTTACTGGAGGTTGAGCTCGAAACAGGACGCAAAAATCAAATCCGCGTCCATATGCAAGACTTAGGACACCCCATAGTAGGAGATAAGAAATATGGTTCAAAGTCAAATGCAATTAGACGAATGGGCCTCCACGCTCGAGTGTTAGCTTTTATGCATCCTACTAAGGGTGAGCTCTTGCGTTTTGAATCAGACATTCCCAAGTCGTTTCTTAACCCGTTTAGACCGCCTGCTCATAGATCGAATTAA
- a CDS encoding drug resistance transporter, EmrB/QacA subfamily (manually curated): MSVRSRWLMISVGLGVLLNPLNSSMISVAIPSLQNVFQLDFTAVSWIIFSFYIASAIAQPVIGKASDLFGRRNIFLTGLVVAFLASLLAPLSPNFGWLIVFRIVQSIGTSMMVVVGMAIVRIHVIEKQATALSVLSIFLSGAAAVGPFIGGILIHWWDWHAIFFVNIPFVLAGFLLAWRTIPKDEPRTNVTGNMPFHKWLDLIDATGILLFTIALVALLFGLLSAKSSGHFSLGNVIVGLFGLFALAAFLRHELKATSPFIPLRTFAKYPAMTWVNVEFMLVNVLFYSVFFGIPSYLQVVRHVSEFQTGILMLSLGLCSLASAPIAGWWIDKSGTRPALLVSAVLMTFGSVWLVTLNQTSPVISVCLALAAFGISNGLNSVGMQAVLFQSSPKEIIGVASGLFNTSRYLGTILSSLLIGIIMGGKFSFEGFRLLGVILTLTALCLVFMSLRRRESGQLHES; encoded by the coding sequence ATGAGTGTTCGCAGCAGGTGGTTAATGATTTCCGTTGGTCTAGGGGTACTTTTGAACCCTTTAAATTCCTCAATGATTTCGGTTGCTATTCCAAGTTTGCAAAATGTGTTCCAGCTTGACTTTACGGCTGTTTCTTGGATTATTTTCTCTTTTTACATTGCCAGTGCTATCGCTCAACCAGTCATAGGAAAAGCAAGCGATTTATTCGGTCGTAGGAATATATTCCTTACTGGACTTGTTGTAGCTTTCTTAGCATCATTATTAGCTCCACTATCACCAAACTTCGGATGGCTCATCGTTTTTCGCATTGTGCAATCCATCGGAACCAGCATGATGGTTGTAGTTGGGATGGCCATAGTACGAATTCATGTTATAGAGAAACAAGCGACTGCGCTGTCTGTTCTGTCCATTTTTCTATCGGGAGCGGCTGCAGTTGGACCCTTTATCGGCGGAATCTTGATTCATTGGTGGGATTGGCATGCGATCTTTTTCGTTAATATTCCTTTTGTGTTGGCTGGCTTTCTATTGGCTTGGAGGACTATTCCTAAAGATGAGCCGCGAACAAACGTAACTGGCAACATGCCCTTTCATAAATGGTTGGATTTGATTGATGCGACTGGAATTCTGCTCTTCACAATAGCCCTGGTTGCCCTGCTATTTGGATTGCTCTCGGCCAAATCATCTGGGCATTTCTCATTAGGAAATGTCATTGTCGGACTGTTCGGCCTCTTTGCTCTGGCGGCATTCTTGCGACATGAGTTAAAAGCGACGTCTCCCTTTATTCCTTTGCGTACATTTGCCAAGTATCCTGCAATGACTTGGGTTAATGTGGAATTCATGCTCGTTAACGTACTTTTTTACTCCGTATTTTTCGGGATCCCGTCCTACTTGCAAGTTGTCCGTCATGTTAGCGAATTCCAAACAGGTATCCTAATGTTAAGCTTAGGTTTGTGCTCACTCGCCAGTGCTCCAATAGCAGGATGGTGGATCGATAAATCAGGAACTCGACCAGCATTGCTGGTTTCTGCAGTTCTGATGACATTCGGGTCGGTGTGGCTCGTGACCTTGAATCAAACTTCACCGGTTATCAGCGTCTGTCTGGCTTTAGCTGCATTCGGCATTAGCAACGGTTTGAACAGTGTAGGTATGCAAGCCGTGTTGTTCCAAAGCTCGCCAAAAGAAATTATCGGTGTAGCTTCCGGATTATTTAATACATCAAGATACCTGGGAACCATTCTCTCTTCATTGTTGATTGGTATTATAATGGGAGGTAAGTTCAGCTTCGAGGGATTCCGATTGCTTGGGGTTATCCTCACGCTAACTGCATTATGTTTAGTATTCATGAGCCTGCGCCGCCGGGAGTCTGGGCAACTTCATGAGTCGTAA
- a CDS encoding DNA-binding transcriptional regulator, LysR family: MELLQLKYFLAVARLEHVTEAAQNLHVTQSSLSKTIQRLEEDLGVPLFDRVGRKLRLNEFGSRFLHRAERALFELEQGKQELSDLSSPEHNTLELAVTTASTLPNILREFQKNRPHIHFHVQMLTTQEMVTLLDRGEVDFCLSSPPIEGDNIESQIVFVDPILVAVPLGHRLADRSNVSLTELEDESFVGVKRGYGTRDLVDSLCKAVGFVPKYVYEGDEPARLTALVEAEIGIAFIPSTARNPRENIRYLQVENHELIREIALLWNKNRYISRAALYFREVVEAYFGALSKQQ; the protein is encoded by the coding sequence ATGGAACTTCTTCAACTAAAATATTTCCTCGCGGTAGCTCGTTTGGAGCATGTGACCGAAGCTGCACAAAATCTACATGTTACACAATCGTCCCTGAGCAAAACGATTCAACGTTTGGAGGAGGATTTAGGGGTCCCTTTATTCGATCGAGTAGGAAGGAAACTGCGACTAAATGAGTTCGGAAGTAGATTCCTTCACCGTGCAGAAAGAGCTTTGTTTGAATTGGAACAAGGCAAGCAGGAACTCAGTGATTTATCGAGCCCGGAACATAACACACTCGAATTAGCGGTAACCACGGCAAGCACATTACCCAATATCCTTCGAGAGTTCCAGAAAAATCGTCCACATATTCATTTTCATGTGCAAATGTTGACAACACAGGAGATGGTTACGCTTCTTGATCGAGGGGAGGTTGATTTTTGCTTGTCCTCACCTCCTATAGAAGGGGATAACATCGAAAGCCAAATCGTGTTTGTTGATCCAATCCTTGTAGCCGTTCCATTGGGACATCGACTGGCAGACCGAAGCAATGTATCTTTGACAGAGCTAGAGGATGAATCGTTTGTAGGTGTAAAGAGAGGTTACGGAACTCGAGATTTAGTTGATTCTTTATGCAAAGCGGTTGGATTTGTACCTAAATACGTGTATGAGGGGGATGAGCCTGCGAGACTTACTGCTCTTGTGGAAGCCGAAATCGGTATAGCCTTCATACCAAGTACGGCTAGGAATCCACGAGAAAATATCAGATATCTCCAGGTAGAAAATCACGAATTAATAAGGGAGATAGCATTATTATGGAATAAGAATAGGTATATTTCGCGGGCTGCTCTGTATTTCCGAGAGGTAGTAGAGGCGTATTTTGGAGCGCTATCCAAACAGCAGTAA
- a CDS encoding Uncharacterized membrane protein YgdD, TMEM256/DUF423 family: MQTALVLGAIFMFLAVAIGAFGAHALKEKLAGDAGKNYGTGVLYHLIHGVAMIAVGAAAGVQPSSLLNAAVWVFAVGIILFSGSLYALSLTGIRKLGAVTPLGGLAFLAGWVLVAIAAL, translated from the coding sequence ATGCAAACGGCTCTTGTGCTTGGAGCTATCTTTATGTTTTTAGCTGTTGCAATTGGGGCTTTCGGCGCCCATGCTCTAAAGGAAAAGCTGGCCGGAGATGCCGGCAAGAACTATGGAACCGGCGTCCTCTATCATTTGATTCATGGGGTAGCAATGATCGCCGTTGGAGCTGCCGCTGGAGTCCAACCTTCCTCGCTGCTGAATGCGGCTGTATGGGTGTTTGCCGTAGGCATCATTCTGTTCTCTGGCAGCCTCTATGCCCTTAGCCTTACCGGCATCCGCAAACTAGGAGCGGTCACGCCGCTCGGCGGTTTGGCTTTTCTCGCTGGATGGGTGCTTGTCGCTATAGCGGCCCTCTAA
- a CDS encoding germination protein, Ger(x)C family: MKRLLMFVVVVLTYVFIQGCANSRDIQSMAYVTAIGLDYQDGKYQAYVQVLNFSNVARSEAVELGKSVPIWIGRGQGETISGAIAETNATSQSRLFWGHVKAVIVTKNVMRQGLSGLNSALIRDSQARYTVLFYGTEEKLEDILIQKSMFNLSPLDTMIFTAVQLNTQKAYILPMNANEAYAYLNEPGGAGMLPEIGINRDTWYEDKTSRPMFIIRGAYFFNGYELQSHMLMLPLKGMRWRDSKLDVTPVQLTENGKPAAVLMLGHPKFNIKLRMERGVPRYDITINTDGYLGELIQQNSVQELQAMAASVIEQEVMNTYKSALSKRTDCYRLQLELYRRYPGIFRELTSNSSFFLDENSIASLKVKVFLRTTGKFKGKFYTEEKDGNA; this comes from the coding sequence TTGAAAAGACTGCTGATGTTCGTTGTTGTAGTTCTGACTTATGTCTTCATCCAGGGCTGCGCCAACTCAAGGGATATCCAGTCGATGGCCTACGTTACCGCGATCGGCCTAGATTATCAAGACGGCAAGTACCAGGCTTATGTGCAGGTTTTGAATTTTTCGAACGTAGCTCGGAGCGAAGCGGTAGAACTCGGCAAATCGGTCCCAATTTGGATTGGTCGAGGGCAAGGCGAAACGATATCCGGAGCAATCGCTGAAACTAATGCGACATCTCAATCGAGGCTATTTTGGGGACATGTTAAAGCCGTTATCGTCACCAAAAACGTGATGAGACAGGGCTTATCAGGCTTGAACTCTGCGCTGATTAGGGACAGTCAAGCTAGATATACCGTATTGTTTTACGGCACGGAAGAGAAGCTTGAGGATATTTTAATCCAGAAATCGATGTTCAACCTGTCGCCGCTTGATACGATGATTTTTACGGCCGTTCAGTTAAATACCCAGAAAGCCTATATTCTTCCTATGAACGCCAATGAAGCTTATGCTTACCTGAATGAGCCGGGTGGCGCAGGCATGCTCCCGGAAATCGGCATCAACCGCGACACCTGGTATGAAGATAAAACAAGCAGACCTATGTTCATCATTCGAGGAGCCTACTTTTTCAACGGATATGAACTCCAGAGTCATATGCTCATGTTGCCGCTGAAAGGAATGCGCTGGCGTGACAGCAAACTTGATGTGACACCGGTTCAATTGACGGAAAACGGAAAGCCAGCTGCCGTACTGATGCTTGGACATCCAAAGTTCAACATCAAGCTGCGTATGGAGCGAGGCGTTCCCCGTTATGATATCACCATCAATACCGATGGTTATTTAGGTGAGTTGATCCAGCAGAATTCCGTCCAAGAGCTTCAGGCGATGGCGGCTTCTGTCATTGAACAAGAAGTTATGAATACGTACAAGTCTGCCCTCTCCAAGCGTACCGACTGCTACCGGCTGCAGCTTGAGCTTTATCGCCGGTATCCAGGGATCTTTCGTGAGCTTACGAGCAACAGCTCTTTTTTCCTTGATGAAAACTCGATTGCTTCGTTGAAGGTCAAAGTATTTCTTAGGACGACTGGGAAGTTCAAAGGGAAGTTTTATACCGAGGAAAAAGATGGCAACGCATAG
- a CDS encoding DNA alkylation repair enzyme — protein MNLETVMQELEALGKERTKKIYISNGAHEPLFGVATGQMKPIAKKIKQNQALAEQLYNTGNYDAMYFAGVIAEPKAMTEEDFDRWIDSAYFYMLSDYVVAVTLAETNIAQEVADKWIASGEELKMSAGWSCYCWLLGSRPDSEFSESKLSNMLQFLKNTIHDCPERAKYAMNNFIYTVAVSYLPLHTKAVETALAVGPVEVNRDKTKSKLLSASGNIQKAVDKEQLGFKRKYVRC, from the coding sequence ATGAACTTAGAAACAGTTATGCAGGAACTTGAAGCTCTCGGCAAGGAACGAACCAAAAAAATCTACATCTCCAATGGCGCTCACGAACCTCTTTTTGGCGTGGCAACAGGCCAGATGAAGCCTATCGCTAAGAAAATCAAACAGAACCAAGCTCTGGCTGAGCAGCTATATAATACAGGGAACTACGACGCTATGTACTTTGCCGGTGTTATTGCAGAACCAAAAGCAATGACTGAAGAAGATTTTGATCGTTGGATCGATTCGGCTTATTTTTATATGCTGTCTGATTATGTGGTTGCCGTTACGTTGGCAGAAACGAATATTGCACAAGAAGTTGCCGATAAATGGATCGCAAGTGGTGAAGAGCTGAAAATGTCAGCGGGCTGGAGTTGTTACTGCTGGCTTTTGGGCAGCCGACCAGATAGTGAATTTTCTGAAAGTAAACTTTCAAATATGCTACAATTTTTGAAAAATACGATTCATGATTGTCCAGAACGTGCGAAATACGCGATGAATAATTTTATATACACGGTCGCAGTATCTTATTTGCCGCTCCATACCAAAGCGGTCGAAACTGCGTTGGCAGTAGGTCCAGTAGAAGTGAACCGCGACAAGACAAAGAGCAAGTTACTAAGTGCATCTGGCAATATTCAAAAAGCAGTGGATAAAGAGCAACTTGGTTTCAAACGCAAATATGTAAGATGTTAA